One window of Watersipora subatra chromosome 3, tzWatSuba1.1, whole genome shotgun sequence genomic DNA carries:
- the LOC137392180 gene encoding small ribosomal subunit protein mS25-like translates to MPFMKGVHAFRNTLSYLNQGKIVFKHDVRVMLINYNSERVEPGRSDVSKGVRDLIFWHLNQIQYKNPQTQILTIQNMTPTPFLTFILGTKQKIHVAVDGRSKEEILKHVRDIVGKSDEELKEEEVLEDQSLFGHGSARHCICEVPGQVPCPAFVPLPKEMTGKYQVKLQKGELE, encoded by the exons ATGCCTTTTATGAAAGGAGTTCATGCCTTTCGCAACACACTTTCATATTTGAACCAAGGAAAGATAGTCTTCAAGCATGATGTTAGGGTAATGCTCATCAACTACAACTCGGAAAGAGTTGAGCCGGGCAGGTCTGATGTCAGCAAAGGTGTTCG GGATTTGATATTCTGGCATTTAAATCAGATTCAATACAAGAATCCACAAACACAAATACTCACCATCCAAAACATGACTCCTACTCCgtttttaacatttatattaG GAACCAAACAAAAAATTCATGTGGCTGTTGACGGGAGGTCAAAAGAGGAAATACTCAAGCACGTACGAGATATTGTCGGAAAATCTGA TGAAGAACTAAAGGAGGAAGAAGTCCTGGAGGATCAGTCACTATTTGGACATGGTTCAGCAAGACATTGCATTTGTGAGGTTCCAGGTCAGGTGCCTTGTCCAGCATTTGTACCTTTGCCCAAAGAAATGACTGGTAAATACCAGGTGAAACTCCAGAAAGGGGAACTAGAGTGA
- the LOC137392178 gene encoding rabenosyn-5-like codes for MAQVTQHDPSSPLAREGFICPICLQDQGDAHSLAVHFEKAHNAEDNVDILDQVKGFFGKAKKLFTLDDEEYESPVCDSKQTVVNRNSFISATIGQVAHFETQDIGKTRNMTDFFKGIRDATVDRTVVECNKLVIRLSKLTGDDVPEEGPKRRAFEQSIVSWDENGACPNCLTCGKGFNIRRRRHHCRLCGGIMCDKCSDFLPFTQARLVSNAATASEVTVSQPTFLRRSNSNSSLNSIGSKEAGPALRMCSKCRQLIELHNRRQEQRSLKPTISVLYEQLQRSKSKSEELTREYVKVAFSLCSGETTHSLEKAGALRQGLAKSYSEIEGISKRIMTLKGSEAQAPSGTATKLQLSIRAFAIAYIQDCSATLPSLPDEKQLQELVTRKEQERKQKIREQLERVKENSQPHPTIKKRTMQQHTQPSSREVSAVTTPVATGWTPGDVYGREVQDGDPMVQQMNIIRGYLKQAKMAQRHDEVEMLEDNLRHLEEEYYKQPTCN; via the exons ATGGCTCAGGTAACACAACATGACCCATCTTCACCTCTTGCTAGAGAAGGATTTATCTGCCCCATATGTCTTCAGGATCAAGGAGATGCTCACTCACTTGCTGTTCATTTTGAAAAGGCTCATAATGCAGAAGACAATGTGGATATATTAGATCAAGTTAAAG GTTTTTTTGGTAAAGCAAAGAAGCTTTTTACGCTGGATGATGAAGAGTATGAGTCCCCTGTTTGTGACTCTAAACAAACAGTTGTAAACAGAAACAGCTTCATATCTGCTACCATTGGACAAGTGGCGCATTTTGAGACCCAAGATATAG GAAAAACAAGGAATATGACAGACTTTTTCAAGGGAATACGGGATGCAACGGTGGACAGAACTGTAGTGGAATGCAACAAGCTTGTCATAAGGTTGTCTAAGCTGACAGGAGATGATGTACCTGAAGAAGGGCCAAAGCGACGAG CATTTGAGCAGAGCATAGTCTCATGGGATGAGAATGGGGCATGCCCAAACTGCTTGACTTGCGGCAAGGGCTTCAATATACGAAGGAGACGACACCACTGTAGACTTTGTGGTGGAATCATGTGTGATAAATGCTCTGACTTCTTGCCTTTCACTCAAGCTC GGTTGGTAAGCAATGCAGCCACTGCTTCCGAAGTGACTGTCTCCCAGCCGACTTTCCTTCGACGCAGCAACAGCAATAGCAGTCTCAACTCTATAGGGTCTAAAGAGGCGGGGCCTGCTCTTAGAATGTGCTCCAAATGTAGACAACTAATAGAGTTGCACAATAGGAGACAAGAACAACGCAGTCTGAAACCAACCATATCCGTCCTATATGAA caaCTACAGCGTAGTAAGAGTAAATCCGAAGAACTCACACGGGAATATGTCAAGGTTGCCTTTTCATTATG CTCAGGGGAGACAACACACAGTCTGGAAAAGGCAGGTGCTTTACGACAAGGCCTGGCAAAGTCATACAGCGAGATAGAAGGCATTAGCAAAAGAATCATGACACTAAAGGGATCGGAGGCACAAGCGCCCAGTGGAACTGCCACAAAGCTTCAGCTAAGCATTCGAGCTTTTGCTATAGCTTATATACAGGACTGCTCTGCCACACTCCCTTCCCTACCTGATGAGAAGCAGTTACAAGAGCTTGTCACACGGAAAGAACAAGAGAGGAAACAAAAGATAAGAGAGCAGTTGGAGCGTGTCAAG GAGAATTCGCAACCGCATCCAACCATTAAGAAGCGGACCATGCAGCAGCACACACAACCATCATCCAGGGAAGTATCAGCCGTAACAACTCCAGTAGCTACAGGTTGGACACCGGGAGATGTTTATGGAAGGGAGGTTCAGGACGGTGACCCAATG GTGCAACAGATGAACATCATCCGAGGCTACTTGAAGCAAGCCAAGATGGCACAGAGACACGACGAAGTAGAAATGCTTGAAGATAACTTGCGACATCTTGAAGAGGAATATTATAAGCAACCTACATGTAATTAG
- the LOC137391246 gene encoding S-adenosylmethionine sensor upstream of mTORC1-like: protein MQESLSGYIKGVHLRLRENYLRGDDPEELWRTHKADTETLEKYANSMKLLATECWEKDSHRVTRIDWVSHYLSSYFSPGGTLEKLLEKDRRTAEHHKAKRESVGTADMRCCGKVFRELEDLQVHKSDVLRQLTDRHTESKVQPMKSKIKLLDVGSCYDPFNKFPEFDCLSIDLCPATRDVMQCDFLGVDVHPAPSMSDDGRLEVIDPWTCHGSTVRSLPLSWFHGVVFSLLLEYLPSAHQRWSCCLNAHKILQINCVLLVVTPDSNKQHRRVQQMRDWRLAIESIGFQRSCYEKLEHIHCLAFRKTLHREDYSSIADLSHLMYIPQDSNTVVTSNSRDSLSTPVHTGSSDGSASSVEYEPSAKLLKSAIGDG, encoded by the exons ATGCAGGAGTCTTTATCTGGATATATCAAAGGTGTCCATCTAAGATTACGAGAAAATTATTTACGAG GTGATGACCCAGAGGAGCTATGGAGAACGCACAAAGCGGATACAGAGACGTTGGAGAAATATGCTAACTCTATGAAGCTACTTGCAACAGAGTGTTGGGAAAAGGACAGTCACAGAG TGACTCGGATAGACTGGGTTTCACACTACCTGAGCTCCTACTTCTCACCGGGTGGCACCTTGGAAAAGCTCCTAGAGAAGGACAGAAGAACTGCGGAGCACCACAAAGCCAAGAGAGAGTCAGTTGGGACAGCTGATATGAGGTGCTGTGGAAAGGTGTTTAGGGAGTTGGAGGATCTGCAGGTGCATAAGTCTGATGTGCTCAGACAGCTTACTGACAGACACACGGAGTCTAAAGT GCAACCGATGAAGAGCAAGATAAAATTGTTGGATGTAGGTAGCTGTTACGATCCTTTCAACAAATTTCCTGAGTTTGACTGCCTTTCTATAGACTTGTGTCCAGCTACCCGG GATGTCATGCAGTGTGATTTCCTCGGTGTTGATGTGCATCCAGCACCAAGTATGTCTGATGATGGCAGGCTAGAGGTGATAGACCCGTGGACTTGCCATGGAAGCACTGTGAGATCTTTGCCCTTGTCT TGGTTTCATGGGGTTGTCTTCTCTCTGCTCCTTGAATATCTACCGTCTGCACACCAAAGATGGAGTTGTTGCCTAAACGCCCATAAGATTCTACAGATAAATTGTGTTTTGCTCGTGGTCACACCGGACTCCAACAAACAGCATCGTCGGGTACAACAG ATGAGGGACTGGAGACTAGCCATAGAGTCGATCGGATTCCAAAGGTCTTGCTACGAGAAGTTAGAGCACATTCATTGCCTGGCATTCAGAAAAACTCTGCATAGAGAGGATTACTCCAGTATAGCTGATTTGTCTCACCTTATGTATATCCCACAAGACTCCAATACTGTAGTAACCTCCAACTCTCGTGATAGCCTTAGCACTCCAGTACATACAGGCTCTAGTGATGGATCTGCCAGCTCAGTAGAGTATGAACCTTCTGCTAAACTGTTGAAATCTGCTATTGGTGATGGATAG
- the LOC137390961 gene encoding uncharacterized protein, with protein sequence MAPVTLYLVKISPTCRIVWLYLLQSNIDHKLVDINDVEEMEEAAGSLALTAGQMDVPILTDGDIVVFEAPAILEYLGKQYTGYANMGKSATTQATCSSIISWTNSELHRVAGYMFAYPQFLTKYRLDTDAANECLVECGIQRLTALLSKIENVYLARTQFVCGPQLTVADSFMVTTLLQSQWGGFNFSIWPKVKAWVLEVMNQPHWDTVHNAHKEFLNDVILSIE encoded by the exons ATGGCTCCTGTGACTTTATATCTTGTTAAAATATCACCTACATGTCGGATAGTCTGGCTATACCTACTGCAG AGCAACATCGATCATAAGCTCGTAGACATCAATGATGTAGAAGAGATGGAGGAGGCTGCAGGTAGCCTGGCCTTAACCGCTGGACAGATGGATGTTCCGATACTTACAGACGGTGACATAGTTGTGTTCGAAGC ACCAGCTATCTTGGAATATCTCGGCAAGCAATATACGGGCTACGCAAACATGGGCAAGTCGGCCACAACACAAGCGACATGCTCTTCTATCATTAGCTGGACAAACTCAGAGCTGCACAG AGTCGCTGGTTACATGTTTGCTTATCCCCAATTCCTCACGAAGTATAGGCTGGATACAGATGCTGCCAATGAATGTCTAGTAGAGTGTGGGATACAGCGTCTCACTGCTCTGCttagtaaaattgaaaacgtGTATTTGGCCAGGACACAGTTCGTCTGCGGCCCTCAGCTAACTGTCGCGGATAGTTTTATGGTTACGACTCTGTTGCAGTCACAATGGGGAGGTTTCAACTTTAGCATCTGGCCCAAAGTTAAAGCCTGGGTTCTCGAAGTTATGAACCAGCCACATTGGGACACTGTACACAACGCCCATAAAGAGTTCTTGAATGATGTCATTCTTAGTATCGAGTAG